Proteins encoded in a region of the Magallana gigas chromosome 8, xbMagGiga1.1, whole genome shotgun sequence genome:
- the LOC105329666 gene encoding RING finger protein 145 → MGPFKLKREYLLASVCVILRVPSLFIMEVWFRTDPQKAVESKAVDPGHAQFITTAVYYSILAFAVAVLLMPLRKLVSLYMYIVSLVLLLMAHHLAQIYVEMEIAEPETYILNDTSALKRLGLHLTVQCVMAAFIAYLIDITSWRRFVLLIYTLPMIARIAGIPLAAFEHIHHFCSLFTVILIMLFLFNNIGFGLDIVKENILRWKALADAIGWISLLFTAWHTILLPIQFLVFWIVLFCSQLYVYMMKTPLSLSQEGWLLFILACVGECCATPISLIALCVTIAYASYYILTLTKLYLQGWNAFTADQDVMRGWTEGFTMMLIAVQTGLLELKPLQRAFLMCVLLFIVASSLIQSMYEMADPILLSLSASHNKNIFKHVRAILLFTFLWLFPLYMTYSICQYFDLDFWLLVIMSSCLLTSVQVVGSLVIYTLFMYDGMRTDPWESLDDIVYYTRSFVRILEFIVAVFVVCYGMKESIFGEWSWINSSILIIHCYFNVWQRLQSGWRTFLLRREAVKKLALLPTATEDQIHNYNDVCPICYQPLLTAKITPCGHFFHATCLKKWLYVKDTCPMCHKKLHETSEESQNSTEDRPAQNEDIVEEDEDHGDADSEPSNHSEEQEFSEEDLD, encoded by the exons ATGGGGCCATTCAAATTAAAGAGAGAGTACTTACTAGCCTCAGTGTGTGTTATTTTGAGGGTACCCTCTCTGTTTATCATGGAGGTGTGGTTCAGAACAGATCCACAAAAAGCCGTAGAAAGTAAAGCAGTAGATCCGGGCCATGCACAATTCATTACAACAGCAGTTTACTATTCCA TACTGGCCTTTGCTGTGGCTGTTCTTCTGATGCCTCTTAGGAAGTTAGTctctctatacatgtacatagtaagCCTGGTCCTTCTACTGATGGCTCATCACCTGGCTCAGATTTACGTCGAAATGGAGATAGCTGAACCAGAGACATACATTTTGAATGACACTTCAGCTCTGAAGAGATTAGGTCTGCATCTGACAGTGCAGTGCGTGATGGCAGCGTTCATAGCCTACCTTATAGACATCACGTCCTGGCGGCGATTTGTATTGCTTATATATACACTCCCAATGATAGCGAGAATAGCAGGAATACCACTCGCTGCATTCGAGCACATCCATCACTTCTGCTCTTTATTCACAGTGATCTTAATcatgttatttttattcaacaacattggaTTTGGGCTAGATATAGTCAAAGAGAATATCCTACGATGGAAAGCTCTTGCAGACGCCATCGGTTGGATCTCCCTGCTCTTCACCGCTTGGCACACCATTCTCCTTCCTATCCAGTTTCTAGTGTTCTGGATAGTCCTGTTCTGTTCTCAGCTTTATGTGTACATGATGAAAACTCCGTTAAGCTTGTCACAAGAGGGGTGGCTTCTATTTATCTTAGCCTGTGTGGGTGAGTGCTGTGCCACCCCCATCAGCCTGATAGCCCTGTGTGTCACCATAGCTTATGCGTCCTATTATATCTTGACTCTCACCAAACTTTATCTGCAGGGATGGAATGCTTTTACTGCAGACCAGGACGTTATGCGTGGATGGACAGAGGGTTTCACTATGATGCTTATAGCAGTACAGACTGGTCTCCTTGAACTTAAACCTCTACAGAGGGCATTCCTAATGTGTGTGTTACTGTTTATTGTGGCCTCTTCATTAATCCAGTCAATGTACGAGATGGCAGACCCCATTCTGCTCTCTCTTAGTGCCTCCCACAATaagaatatctttaaacatGTGCGTGCAatacttttgtttacattcctTTGGCTTTTCCCACTATACATGACTTACTCAATTTGTCAGTATTTTGACTTGGACTTCTGGCTTCTGGTCATCATGTCCAGCTGCCTTTTAACCTCAGTCCAAGTTGTGGGGTCATTAGTGATTTAtacattgtttatgtatgatGGAATGAGGACGGACCCATGGGAATCGCTCGATGATATAGTGTATTATACGCGATCCTTTGTGAGGATTCTGGAATTCATTGTGGCAGTATTTGTCGTGTGTTATGGAATGAAGGAATCAATTTTTGGTGAGTGGAGCTGGATCAATTCCTCCATTTTGATAATCCATTGTTATTTTAATGTGTGGCAGAGACTTCAGAGTGGGTGGAGGACATTTTTGTTGAGGAGAGAGGCAGTGAAGAAGCTGGCGCTGTTACCAACAGCAACCGAGGATCAGATTCACAACTACAATGATGTCTGTCCCATCTGTTACCAGCCGCTTCTCACTGCTAAAATAACACCATGCGGACACTTCTTTCATGCGACTTGCCTTAAAAAATGGCTCTATGTTAAAGATACTTGCCCAATGTGTCACAAAAAGTTGCATGAAACTTCGGAGGAGTCCCAGAATTCCACTGAGGACAGACCTGCACAGAATGAGGACATTGTTGAAGAAGATGAGGACCATGGTGATGCAGATTCAGAACCTTCTAATCATAGCGAGGAGCAGGAGTTCTCAGAAGAGGACTTGGATTGA